Proteins from a single region of Chitinibacter bivalviorum:
- a CDS encoding response regulator, with product MSFFTRLQWQLVLPMLLIWLLLGGLGLYGLISVIRAEFQQQVLERARAISQSAQFATESASNLAGVQRFVASLGADVQVERVLILSGAPAKIIAANELSLVGQRVDTLLDADLKRHLSNMFMHALPYNDFQHPHHANILEYAEPLLLNNLALGPEVVQSGVLVLFIRTESINQAIQTSLLILGAIFTLLMLVLGAVLIWLVQRRVLHPIENMLQTVDRRSAGETALVSALAPNELGQLGRALNQMLLMSDEQRAQLSAQELMLAEQLTQLQLAASALKMGAWTYHPQSHCLQWNQALFELYGVDMASFPEPADVRQLCMAAADVAQEDALLAALDHANPSYSVVYSIERNGQTVYLMSAGKLSGDYVIGLCLDVTELKQAQLRAEAANQAKSAFLANMSHEIRTPMNAVLGFAQLLGDCNLGETERDYVRHIWQAGDALLALINDILDFSKIESGNLELEHIAFDLYGVLRNSHDIVSVKLREKGLQFEMQLPDAPAARIYGDPSRLRQILLNLLNNAIKFTYDGYIKMSLDCNDVDEYTSDVIIKVCDTGIGMDEVGLARLFKPFSQADVSTTRRFGGTGLGLSISKKLLEAMGGTISVASQQGKGSCFTMQLRCQKAPAAPVLQFANLAGKKILVVHVGAEIDHLLLSQLKQLACHISTANLIEPIAVAQYDLWLFDLGPHIDEDQALVSLRQQLHAYPAPAVLISSAGSGSARQARLAGFNAYLGRPLIADQVAQCLAATLGAQASGAAQELLTVHQIREARQSAPQILLVDDNPLNLKVAQLMLQKLGCNVDTASDGQQAIDCVQRQSYALVLMDCQMPVMDGFAATRAIRQHYSAEQLPIIALTANAFQEDAQHCHDAGMNDFLSKPVAQNELQVMLSRWVA from the coding sequence TTGTCATTTTTTACCCGACTGCAATGGCAGCTTGTGTTGCCGATGTTGTTGATCTGGTTATTGCTTGGCGGATTGGGCTTGTATGGCTTGATTTCAGTGATCCGCGCTGAGTTTCAACAGCAGGTGCTAGAGCGGGCGCGAGCGATTTCACAGTCGGCACAATTTGCCACTGAATCGGCAAGTAATCTGGCCGGCGTGCAGCGCTTTGTGGCTTCGCTGGGGGCGGATGTGCAGGTTGAGCGTGTTTTGATCCTATCCGGTGCGCCAGCCAAAATCATTGCGGCAAACGAATTATCACTGGTCGGGCAGCGCGTGGATACTTTGCTCGATGCCGATCTGAAAAGGCATCTGAGCAATATGTTCATGCATGCTTTGCCCTATAACGATTTTCAGCATCCGCACCACGCCAATATCTTGGAATATGCCGAGCCCTTATTGCTCAATAATTTAGCGCTTGGGCCTGAGGTCGTTCAATCAGGCGTTTTGGTCTTGTTTATCCGCACCGAAAGCATTAATCAGGCAATCCAGACCAGTTTATTGATACTGGGTGCCATTTTTACGCTGCTGATGTTGGTGTTGGGGGCGGTGCTGATTTGGTTGGTGCAACGGCGAGTGTTGCACCCCATTGAAAATATGCTGCAGACCGTAGATCGACGTTCTGCCGGTGAAACAGCCTTGGTGTCTGCCTTAGCGCCCAATGAGCTGGGGCAATTGGGGCGGGCATTAAATCAAATGCTCTTGATGAGTGATGAGCAGCGTGCGCAGCTTTCGGCGCAAGAATTGATGCTGGCCGAACAACTCACGCAATTACAGCTGGCCGCCAGTGCGCTCAAAATGGGGGCGTGGACTTACCATCCACAATCGCATTGTCTGCAATGGAATCAAGCTCTGTTTGAGTTGTATGGCGTCGATATGGCCTCGTTCCCTGAGCCTGCCGATGTGCGGCAATTATGCATGGCCGCGGCGGATGTCGCGCAAGAGGATGCGCTGCTTGCTGCGCTTGACCACGCCAATCCAAGTTATAGCGTGGTGTATTCCATCGAGCGCAATGGACAAACGGTGTATTTGATGAGCGCTGGTAAATTAAGTGGCGATTATGTGATTGGCTTGTGCCTTGATGTGACTGAGCTCAAGCAAGCGCAACTGCGTGCGGAGGCGGCAAATCAGGCCAAAAGTGCGTTTTTAGCCAATATGAGTCATGAAATACGCACGCCGATGAATGCAGTGCTGGGCTTTGCGCAATTGCTGGGCGACTGTAATTTGGGCGAGACCGAGCGTGATTATGTGCGCCATATTTGGCAAGCAGGCGATGCCTTGCTCGCGCTCATCAATGATATTTTGGATTTCTCCAAAATCGAATCAGGTAATCTGGAGCTGGAGCACATTGCATTTGATTTGTATGGCGTATTGAGAAATTCGCACGATATCGTCAGTGTAAAACTCAGGGAAAAAGGCTTGCAGTTTGAAATGCAGCTGCCCGATGCGCCGGCGGCTCGTATTTATGGTGACCCAAGTCGGTTGCGTCAGATTTTACTTAACCTACTGAATAACGCCATCAAGTTTACCTATGATGGGTATATTAAGATGAGCCTTGATTGTAATGATGTTGACGAATATACCTCTGATGTAATTATTAAAGTCTGCGACACTGGGATTGGCATGGACGAGGTTGGGCTGGCGCGGTTATTTAAGCCGTTTAGCCAAGCGGATGTGAGTACCACCCGCCGATTTGGCGGCACGGGCTTGGGGCTATCAATTAGCAAAAAATTGCTTGAGGCTATGGGCGGGACGATTTCCGTTGCTAGTCAGCAGGGAAAGGGCAGTTGTTTTACGATGCAATTGAGATGTCAAAAAGCACCCGCAGCACCCGTCTTGCAATTTGCCAACCTTGCGGGCAAAAAAATCCTCGTCGTGCATGTGGGCGCGGAAATAGATCATTTATTGCTCTCGCAGCTTAAGCAATTGGCCTGTCACATCAGTACGGCCAATCTGATAGAGCCCATTGCAGTGGCTCAATATGATCTATGGCTATTTGACTTGGGCCCCCACATTGATGAAGACCAAGCCTTGGTGTCGTTGCGTCAACAATTGCATGCTTATCCCGCGCCAGCGGTTTTGATTTCTAGTGCGGGCAGTGGCAGCGCACGGCAGGCGCGCTTAGCCGGCTTTAATGCCTATCTAGGTCGCCCGCTGATTGCGGATCAGGTGGCGCAATGTTTGGCGGCTACCTTAGGTGCTCAGGCAAGTGGGGCCGCGCAAGAATTGCTCACCGTGCATCAGATTCGTGAAGCGCGGCAAAGTGCGCCGCAGATTTTGCTGGTGGATGATAATCCGCTGAATTTAAAAGTTGCGCAGTTGATGCTGCAAAAACTAGGCTGCAATGTCGACACGGCCAGTGATGGTCAGCAAGCGATCGATTGCGTGCAGCGACAATCGTACGCACTGGTTTTGATGGATTGCCAAATGCCGGTTATGGATGGTTTTGCCGCAACCCGAGCGATACGGCAGCACTATAGTGCTGAGCAGTTGCCGATTATTGCGTTGACGGCCAATGCATTTCAAGAGGATGCCCAGCACTGCCATGATGCCGGGATGAATGACTTTCTCAGTAAACCTGTCGCGCAGAATGAATTGCAAGTCATGCTGAGCCGCTGGGTTGCTTAA
- a CDS encoding HD domain-containing phosphohydrolase translates to MGMDFLLDDVPSINDEVLTPWKVAVIDDERDIFEVTRLSLSRVKVDGRPLELLYANSGQSGFDLINSHPDIAVAFIDVVMESPEAGLLLVDKIRSDLKNHALRIILRTGQPNQHPEELVIESYDINDYKAKTELTNIKLKTCIYAAIRSYRDIMTISNTQLGMEKVISSSQAVLRSRTLHQFGSAVLQQLLDLLNIQSSEVYLVSQSIDLYGDRVNHVLAATGDNVQLDDQLNGPLLPDHVRELVNFANAGGENKLPDFAFLARFQVGELASNVLYASLAHPLDPLQTKLLQMFASNVALVFEALYTKENIQETQKELLLVIGDAIEQRSKETGMHVRRVALMCELLARKLGQSPEYCETIRYASPLHDIGKIGIPETILHKHGKLDPDEWAVMQTHAELGYQLLKNTKRVIAKMGAIIARDHHEKWDGSGYPRGLKGQDIPLEARIMAVVDVIDALASRRSYKEAWPDEAIITLLKAERGRHFDPDIVDLALATYDEFVAIRRQLPDRNEHV, encoded by the coding sequence ATGGGTATGGATTTTTTACTCGACGACGTGCCCTCGATCAATGATGAAGTGTTAACGCCCTGGAAAGTGGCGGTGATTGATGATGAGCGCGATATTTTTGAAGTCACCCGTCTATCGTTGTCGCGCGTGAAGGTCGATGGTCGCCCGCTCGAATTGTTGTATGCCAATAGCGGTCAAAGTGGCTTTGATCTGATCAATTCCCACCCCGATATCGCGGTGGCATTTATTGATGTGGTGATGGAGTCACCCGAAGCGGGTTTATTGCTGGTCGATAAAATCCGTTCTGATTTAAAAAATCATGCATTACGGATTATTTTGCGCACGGGGCAGCCCAATCAGCATCCCGAAGAGCTGGTGATCGAGTCTTACGATATTAACGATTACAAAGCCAAAACTGAGCTCACCAATATCAAGCTCAAAACCTGTATTTATGCGGCTATTCGCTCTTATCGCGACATCATGACCATTAGCAATACGCAATTGGGCATGGAAAAAGTGATTTCCTCTTCGCAAGCGGTGTTGCGCAGCCGTACTTTGCATCAATTTGGCTCTGCCGTATTGCAGCAGTTACTCGATCTACTCAATATTCAAAGCAGTGAAGTGTATCTGGTGTCGCAATCGATCGATTTATATGGCGACAGGGTTAATCATGTGCTCGCCGCCACTGGCGACAATGTGCAGCTTGACGATCAGCTCAATGGCCCGCTTTTACCCGATCATGTGCGCGAATTGGTTAATTTTGCCAATGCTGGCGGGGAAAACAAGCTGCCCGATTTTGCATTTCTAGCCCGCTTTCAAGTGGGCGAGTTGGCCTCAAATGTGCTTTACGCCAGCTTGGCTCACCCCCTTGACCCGCTGCAAACCAAATTGCTGCAAATGTTTGCCAGTAATGTCGCCTTGGTATTTGAGGCGCTCTACACCAAAGAAAATATCCAGGAAACGCAGAAAGAATTGCTGCTGGTGATTGGCGACGCCATTGAGCAACGCTCCAAAGAAACGGGTATGCATGTTCGTCGTGTGGCGCTGATGTGCGAATTACTAGCGCGTAAACTCGGCCAGTCGCCGGAGTATTGTGAAACGATTCGTTATGCGTCCCCACTGCATGACATCGGCAAAATTGGTATTCCTGAAACCATATTGCATAAACACGGGAAATTAGATCCCGATGAATGGGCCGTCATGCAAACGCATGCCGAATTGGGTTATCAATTGCTGAAAAATACCAAACGCGTCATTGCCAAAATGGGCGCGATTATCGCCCGCGATCACCATGAAAAATGGGATGGCAGCGGCTATCCGCGGGGCTTAAAAGGGCAGGATATCCCTCTTGAAGCCCGCATTATGGCGGTGGTTGATGTGATTGATGCGCTGGCTTCGCGGCGCTCATATAAAGAAGCCTGGCCTGACGAGGCCATTATCACTTTGCTCAAAGCCGAACGGGGACGCCATTTTGACCCTGATATCGTCGATTTGGCTCTGGCCACTTACGATGAATTCGTGGCAATTCGTCGGCAATTACCAGATCGCAACGAGCATGTTTGA